The proteins below are encoded in one region of Pleuronectes platessa chromosome 12, fPlePla1.1, whole genome shotgun sequence:
- the LOC128453698 gene encoding hyaluronan-binding protein 2, protein MNFKLIFLCLFLAVLIIPAELKGKKDKKGHHRHRHHEHGHRHGHGHGHGHDRDWSERRGKNKTRFRDIIIDHFFEILPGSSHNDDDDDEEDDYISDWLFKLQETEGPCNPNPCHNNGVCELKSKNRYKCDCPKPYKGKKCERAKIICKRGLCGRGECVLTSTHPYYECKCKEPFQPPNCRTYKLCDPSPCKNGGKCVIDGNDYDCVCSPGYRGNFCQVGPDDCFVDDGESYRGNVSQTDDGDECLHWNSHFILNQGTNPFTAFEDPDGLGPHNLCRNPDGSSMPWCFFRRGKKLLWDYCDVSECPEPTDETPTEVTLAVPESPATPKPQPTKPEPTVTNKPIPTQPPTTTTPIVTIKPPATTKPPATTKYPMTLSPSQAPQPSTIPTARPSVPDSTVPPAQFLTCGQPQPKRPITRVFGGLKVPPGALPWQVSLQVRPKSSNVPFRHMCGGVLIASCWVLTAGHCIEHRKDMQVIMGGLSLDMTEFTEQILQVEEAIVHENYRETPSAVYSDIALLRLNGSNGVCAKETQFVKTACLPDAQLPDGTECTISGWGATENSKLGSNHLLEANVLLINQQKCSEPAVYGNNLDNTMFCAGYLQGGVDSCQGDSGGPLTCKQNNASVIYGVVSWGDQCGRKNSPGVYTRVTNFVDWIKSKTQATFP, encoded by the exons ATGAACTTCAAGCtcatcttcctctgcctcttcttaGCGGTGCTGATCATACCTGCTGAA CTGAAAggaaaaaaggataaaaaaggACATCATCGGCATCGGCATCATGAACATGGTCATCGTCATGGTCACGGTCATGGTCATGGTCATGATCGTGATTGGAGTGAAAGACgtgggaaaaataaaacaagatttaGAGACATAATTATCG ACCACTTCTTTGAGATCCTGCCAGGATCTTCtcacaatgatgatgatgatgatgaagaagatgattaTATTTCAGATTGGCTTTTTAAACTTCAAGAGACAGAAG GCCCATGCAACCCAAACCCTTGCCATAACAACGGAGTGTGTGAGCTGAAATCCAAGAACAGATACAAGTGCGACTGTCCCAAACCTTACAAAGGAAAGAAATGCGAAAGAG CTAAAATAATTTGTAAGAGAGGTCTGTGTGGACGTGGTGAATGTGTTCTGACGTCAACTCACCCATATTATGAATGCAAGTGCAAGGAGCCCTTCCAGCCTCCAAACTGCAGGACAT ATAAACTGTGTGATCCTAGCCCGTGTAAAAACGGTGGCAAATGCGTCATAGATGGTAACGACTACGACTGCGTGTGCAGTCCGGGGTACAGAGGAAATTTCTGCCAAGTTG GACCCGATGACTGCTTTGTGGACGATGGAGAGTCATATCGTGGCAACGTGAGTCAGACCGATGACGGTGATGAATGCCTCCACTGGAACTCACATTTCATTCTGAATCAAGGGACGAATCCTTTCACCGCCTTTGAGGACCCAGATGGACTCGGTCCCCACAACCTCTGCAG AAACCCGGATGGCAGCTCAATGCCTTGGTGTTTCTTCAGAAGAGGGAAGAAGTTGCTGTGGGACTACTGTGATGTGTCAGAGTGTCCCGAGCCGACAG ATGAGACGCCAACTGAAGTTACCTTGGCAGTCCCTGAGAGTCCCGCTACCCCCAAACCACAACCTACAAAACCTGAACCCACAGTAACCAACAAGCCAATACCAACCCAACCCCCAACAACTACTACACCCATAGTAACTATCAAACCCCCAGCAACTACCAAACCTCCAGCAACTACCAAATACCCAATGACCCTATCGCCCAGCCAGGCCCCGCAACCTTCTACCATACCCACTGCTAGACCTTCCGTCCCCGATTCCACTGTTCCACCAGCACAGTTCCTTACCTGTGGGCAGCCTCAGCCTAAAAGGCCCATAACCCGAGTTTTTGGGGGTCTGAAGGTGCCTCCGGGTGCTCTACCCTGGCAGGTGTCTTTGCAAGTGAGACCAAAGAGCTCCAACGTGCCATTCCGACACATGTGTGGAGGAGTACTTATTGCCAGCTGCTGGGTGCTGACAGCCGGACACTGCAT TGAACACAGAAAAGACATGCAGGTGATTATGGGAGGTCTGTCTCTGGACATGACAGAATTCACAGAGCAAATCTTACAAGTTGAAGAGGCTATTGTGCATGAGAACTACAGGGAGACTCCTTCAGCCGTATACAGCGACATAG CCTTGCTGAGGCTGAATGGAAGTAATGGTGTTTGTGCCAAAGAGACCCAGTTTGTTAAGACAGCCTGTCTGCCTGATGCCCAACTGCCTGATGGGACGGAGTGCACCATTTCTGGATGGGGAGCCACTGAGAACT CTAAGTTGGGTTCCAACCACCTGCTCGAGGCCAACGTACTGCTGATCAACCAGCAGAAATGCTCTGAACCCGCTGTTTACGGCAACAATCTGGACAATACCATGTTCTGTGCTGGCTACCTGCAGGGAGGGGTGGATTCCTGCCAG GGTGACTCTGGAGGACCGCTGACTTGTAAGCAGAATAATGCCAGTGTTATTTATGGCGTGGTGAGTTGGGGAGACCAGTGTGGGAGGAAGAACAGCCCTGGGGTCTACACACGGGTCACCAACTTCGTGGACTGGATCAAATCTAAAACTCAAGCCACGTT
- the LOC128453816 gene encoding probable E3 ubiquitin-protein ligase TRIML1 — MAEKLEKHQEGLKRQREAVKYRLKKLAARQSEITKKSSAIKESIVRKYQEIQAVLDEDLRMTLSHLEMEERAVVSTLDGLMERNCSMIQDIEQDLARLTVALDQTLTPSDSFFSYAEQQDMQTEDRVMDLLSTTDPSSVNLDEAKAEQILSLTSNMLLLIRSQTPIMKKLIKSYSSDVCLDPETAHPKLIISHQGDSATYTNTWQQLPDLPGRFDTTLNVISLQAFSFGRHYWEMDVTGKTYWELGITYPTIPRKGTTEDCWLGRGGDSWCVEFFDGEYTAWHGGVPRQLTFTKRFCRVGVMCSLPAGVVTFLEADKMAPLFSFCAGTFSDCLHLALCPGHDHNGTNANPIVICSALSPTSDL; from the exons ATGGCT GAGAAATTAGAAAAGCATCAGGAGGGTTTAAAGAGGCAAAGGGAAGCAGTGAAATACAGACTGAAGAAGCTGGCAGCTCGACAATCAGAAATCACT AAAAAGTCCTCAGCGATAAAGGAGAGTATCGTGAGGAAATATCAGGAGATCCAGGCCGTCCTGGACGAGGACCTGAGGATGACCCTGTCCCACCTGGAGATGGAGGAAAGGGCTGTGGTCTCCACTCTGGATGGACTCATGGAGAGGAACTGTTCTATGATCCAGGATATAGAGCAGGACCTGGCCAGACTCACTGTGGCACTGGACCAGACCCTCACACCCTCTGAT tcTTTCTTTTCATACGCTGAGCAGCAGGACATGCAGACAGAAGACAG agTGATGGACCTGCTGAGCACGACAGACCCGAGCAGCGTGAACCTGGACGAGGCAAAAGCTGAACAGATACTCAGCCTCACCAGCAACATGCTTCTGCTAATCCGCTCGCAGACTCCTATAATGAAGAAACTCATCAAGAGCT ATTCCAGTGatgtgtgtttggatccagagACGGCCCACCCAAAGCTCATCATCTCCCACCAAGGGGACAGTGCCACCTACACAAACACCTGGCAGCAGCTCCCAGACCTCCCTGGACGCTTCGACACCACCCTCAATGTCATCAGCTTGCAAGCTTTCAGCTTCGGCCGCCATTACTGGGAGATGGACGTGACTGGGAAAACTTACTGGGAGCTGGGCATCACCTACCCAACCATCCCTCGCAAGGGCACCACAGAGGACTGCTGGCTGGGCCGGGGCGGCGATTCCTGGTGCGTGGAGTTCTTTGATGGGGAGTACACAGCCTGGCACGGAGGAGTGCCCCGTCAGCTGACTTTCACCAAACGCTTCTGTCGGGTTGGTGTCATGTGCAGCTTACCCGCAGGAGTGGTGACGTTTCTTGAGGCGGACAAGATGGCGCCGCTGTTCTCGTTCTGTGCGGGTACCTTCTCAGACTGCCTCCACCTGGCCCTGTGTCCTGGACATGACCACAATGGCACCAATGCAAATCCTATTGTAATATGCAGTGCTCTTTCTCCCACCAGTGATCTCTGA